The proteins below come from a single Nitrospiraceae bacterium genomic window:
- a CDS encoding alginate export family protein has product MRTFYRSFTRLTAAALIVAMSAAPGLAAKTTPATDKNTNVPAVPRAIPDLVPYGQFDPPKGVFDPSKLTISGDMRVRPEFRTNGNFSNNGDSNSFFTQQLIRLGFNYDLSPDVVFFLQPQVSNNFGAMPNPNNVSGAGNPNSTDAHLFLRQGFMLVRNFLMPNLTLKAGRQLMVWGNHRIFGHFDWNNVGFSFDGITMRYNHATVPVELGWLRVAEGNCVQNAGGCTTGKASKGDGDILFLRLPMKFGSVAVEPTYIYEDGGATTGAGAPAQGAGGQQSNQERSTVGARVAFKEGMFDLTGEGYWQFGELGPVGGASQTRINALAGHLDGGVTLPVPMQPRIGAEINYATGSSNKDGGHTFSQLYPTNHIHFGYMDLMSWQNMLTYGGNLQLRPTPESHFEIAGHIMRLANKRDNWYTASQATFFSTPAGNNEKSLGGEIDVVYTLFFQNNKVGWQVGYGHFFTGDYLKKNGFGTADQNWGYTQLWINF; this is encoded by the coding sequence ATGAGGACTTTTTACCGATCCTTTACCAGGTTGACAGCAGCGGCTTTGATTGTCGCCATGTCTGCAGCACCAGGGTTGGCCGCCAAGACCACTCCGGCGACCGACAAAAACACCAACGTGCCGGCGGTGCCACGGGCTATTCCCGATTTGGTGCCCTATGGCCAGTTTGACCCACCCAAAGGGGTCTTTGATCCCAGCAAGTTGACGATTTCCGGCGACATGCGTGTTCGGCCAGAGTTCCGGACGAATGGGAACTTTAGCAACAACGGGGATTCCAATTCCTTTTTCACGCAGCAACTCATCCGGTTGGGATTTAATTACGACCTTTCCCCGGATGTTGTGTTTTTTCTCCAACCTCAGGTTTCGAATAACTTTGGTGCGATGCCTAACCCCAATAATGTGAGTGGGGCAGGGAATCCCAATAGCACCGATGCGCACCTGTTCCTACGTCAAGGGTTCATGTTGGTCAGAAATTTCTTAATGCCGAATTTGACCTTGAAAGCTGGTCGACAACTTATGGTATGGGGAAATCACCGGATCTTCGGTCACTTTGACTGGAACAACGTCGGTTTCTCTTTCGATGGTATTACGATGCGATATAACCATGCTACCGTGCCGGTGGAATTGGGCTGGTTGCGCGTGGCAGAAGGAAACTGTGTACAAAATGCAGGGGGATGCACAACAGGGAAAGCCAGTAAAGGTGACGGCGACATTCTGTTCTTACGTCTCCCGATGAAGTTCGGGTCTGTCGCAGTCGAACCTACCTATATCTATGAAGACGGTGGTGCAACCACGGGAGCCGGTGCCCCGGCTCAAGGTGCCGGTGGACAGCAATCTAATCAAGAACGAAGCACCGTCGGTGCCCGTGTCGCGTTCAAAGAGGGAATGTTCGATCTTACGGGAGAAGGCTATTGGCAGTTTGGTGAATTGGGTCCTGTAGGGGGAGCGAGTCAGACTCGTATCAATGCGTTGGCTGGACATCTGGACGGTGGTGTGACCTTGCCGGTTCCCATGCAGCCCCGTATCGGTGCGGAAATCAACTACGCCACGGGTAGCAGCAATAAGGATGGTGGCCATACCTTCAGCCAATTGTACCCGACGAACCACATTCATTTCGGGTACATGGACTTGATGTCCTGGCAGAATATGTTGACGTATGGCGGAAACTTGCAACTGCGTCCGACGCCAGAAAGCCATTTCGAAATTGCCGGACATATCATGCGATTGGCGAACAAGAGGGACAACTGGTACACGGCTTCTCAAGCCACCTTCTTTAGCACTCCTGCAGGCAATAACGAAAAGTCTCTTGGTGGTGAAATTGACGTGGTGTATACTTTGTTCTTCCAAAACAATAAGGTGGGATGGCAAGTGGGCTACGGCCACTTCTTCACCGGGGATTACTTGAAGAAGAACGGGTTTGGTACGGCTGATCAAAACTGGGGCTACACCCAACTTTGGATCAACTTCTAA
- a CDS encoding twin-arginine translocase TatA/TatE family subunit: MFGLGAMEILIILVIAFLLFGPKELPEIGKQVGRAVKGFKETTEDLRQSVEPEINMITQEFKSVEQDLESSIKEAEAEIKGATEQATESGGSKMG, encoded by the coding sequence ATGTTCGGCTTAGGAGCGATGGAAATTTTGATCATCCTCGTCATCGCGTTCCTGCTCTTTGGTCCTAAGGAATTACCTGAAATCGGCAAGCAGGTCGGGAGAGCGGTCAAAGGGTTTAAAGAAACAACGGAAGATCTTCGGCAATCAGTTGAGCCGGAAATCAATATGATTACGCAGGAATTCAAATCGGTCGAGCAAGATTTGGAATCATCAATCAAAGAAGCCGAAGCAGAGATCAAAGGGGCGACAGAACAAGCCACCGAGTCCGGTGGATCCAAAATGGGGTAG
- the tatA gene encoding twin-arginine translocase TatA/TatE family subunit, whose product MFGSFGWMELMLILIIVLIIFGAGKIPQLGEGLGKAIKGFKKSVAEADALDVTPNEPGAGDQAQPTQPEQLASQHQTAEVPPPPPPQGVSQPTESTQSKQG is encoded by the coding sequence GTGTTTGGATCGTTTGGATGGATGGAGCTTATGCTCATCCTCATCATTGTGCTCATCATTTTCGGTGCAGGGAAAATCCCGCAGCTTGGTGAGGGCTTAGGCAAAGCGATAAAGGGCTTTAAAAAGTCTGTTGCCGAAGCGGATGCGCTGGATGTGACGCCTAATGAGCCAGGCGCAGGCGACCAGGCCCAACCGACCCAACCGGAACAATTGGCGAGCCAACACCAGACAGCAGAGGTTCCTCCTCCGCCACCGCCGCAAGGGGTGTCGCAGCCCACGGAATCCACGCAATCCAAACAGGGATAA
- a CDS encoding SAM-dependent methyltransferase, with the protein MGASPSMDPDALPQLVGDFQPVDMWQAHINRLFYGLRGSRVRDYYQTVAAADFRLGFALAEDYWRRCGQRAKTQGADQGTTPLTVMEWGAGNGNLAACFLDRLQELDQEKRIFPRVTYRCIEREPVLLEQAKANTDLAKHRERVTFDLVSIEDLSDFPDGSIDRIFCNELWSELPTKLILRKGGEIHEEQLRPNLNEKRLADFPDWPKFIEAFGQQDIESLAALPSFLEDLVWEREYRPIETKDFPFRRTVAEFLKQIDEEVLVPYNVGACQSLKEAKRLLAPNAIGFSGFDAGTVDPQVLNDPEKPCYTVQGGQFSFMVNFQLMQNVAKHLNIHTGVIESQRDFVGRSLSTNVITLMDLLASHPSPPEGQAWQLDALILRTLEALNRTYRSPYQRHIEFPLSESTPAHERTGLENLVQSLPPQGVPDTIAYLTESEIWKAMPDLEKLGYDSEGIKGMLELPLQPVDYIHMFFAVKDS; encoded by the coding sequence ATGGGTGCTTCACCAAGTATGGATCCCGATGCATTGCCGCAACTCGTAGGAGATTTTCAACCGGTCGATATGTGGCAAGCCCACATTAATCGCCTATTTTACGGATTGAGGGGAAGTCGTGTTCGAGATTATTACCAAACGGTGGCCGCGGCCGATTTCCGGTTAGGCTTTGCCTTGGCGGAGGACTATTGGCGTCGGTGTGGACAACGGGCGAAAACTCAAGGTGCTGATCAAGGGACCACACCATTGACCGTGATGGAATGGGGCGCCGGGAATGGGAATCTCGCGGCTTGTTTCTTGGATCGTCTTCAGGAGTTGGATCAAGAAAAACGGATATTTCCAAGAGTCACCTATCGTTGTATAGAGCGCGAGCCGGTCTTGTTGGAGCAAGCCAAAGCCAACACGGATCTGGCTAAGCATCGTGAGCGGGTTACGTTTGACCTTGTGTCTATCGAGGATCTCTCGGACTTTCCGGATGGGAGTATTGATCGGATTTTCTGCAATGAACTCTGGAGCGAGTTGCCAACCAAGCTCATTCTGCGAAAAGGGGGTGAAATTCATGAGGAACAGCTTCGCCCCAATCTGAACGAAAAGCGGTTGGCGGATTTCCCGGATTGGCCAAAGTTTATAGAGGCCTTTGGCCAGCAGGACATCGAATCTCTCGCCGCGTTGCCATCGTTTCTCGAAGATCTCGTCTGGGAGCGGGAATATCGCCCGATCGAGACCAAGGACTTTCCGTTTCGCCGCACGGTCGCCGAGTTTCTCAAGCAGATCGACGAAGAAGTTCTCGTGCCCTACAACGTGGGCGCGTGTCAGAGCCTCAAGGAGGCCAAGCGATTATTGGCCCCGAACGCGATCGGATTTAGCGGTTTTGACGCAGGGACGGTGGATCCGCAGGTGCTGAATGACCCGGAAAAGCCCTGTTATACGGTCCAGGGTGGCCAATTCAGCTTTATGGTGAACTTTCAGTTGATGCAAAACGTAGCCAAGCATTTGAATATTCACACGGGTGTGATTGAATCGCAACGGGATTTTGTGGGACGGAGTTTGTCAACCAATGTGATCACTCTCATGGATCTGCTGGCATCACATCCTTCGCCGCCGGAAGGCCAGGCCTGGCAATTGGACGCGTTGATCCTTCGAACCCTGGAGGCATTGAACCGCACGTACCGGAGTCCCTACCAACGTCATATCGAATTTCCGCTTTCCGAAAGTACTCCTGCTCACGAACGCACCGGACTAGAAAATCTGGTGCAATCGTTACCGCCACAGGGTGTGCCGGATACCATCGCCTATCTCACGGAATCGGAAATTTGGAAGGCTATGCCCGATTTGGAAAAATTGGGATACGATTCAGAAGGCATCAAAGGCATGTTGGAGCTTCCCCTGCAGCCGGTGGATTACATTCACATGTTTTTTGCCGTGAAGGATTCATAA
- a CDS encoding DUF4321 domain-containing protein produces MFLVRYSAVYPKHIFGPFQPSFRANFSYIPEIAYTQFPDLQQCAGRQRVLKKSGSYLLLFIFIGGLLGSILGEILQVVAPQGTVQNIFVQALNLGLDPPVTVNLVLIKFTLGFLLKMNLLTVLGMFLGAYVYKHI; encoded by the coding sequence ATGTTTCTTGTAAGGTATTCAGCAGTTTACCCTAAGCATATTTTTGGGCCATTCCAGCCGTCATTTCGTGCAAACTTCTCATACATTCCAGAGATCGCGTACACGCAATTCCCTGATCTCCAACAATGCGCCGGGAGGCAACGGGTGTTAAAAAAGAGTGGAAGCTACTTACTCTTATTTATTTTTATTGGCGGACTGTTAGGCAGTATTTTAGGGGAAATTCTTCAGGTCGTGGCTCCTCAGGGCACCGTGCAAAATATTTTTGTTCAGGCATTAAACTTAGGCTTAGACCCGCCCGTGACCGTCAATTTGGTCTTGATAAAATTCACACTCGGGTTCCTCTTGAAAATGAACCTCCTCACCGTTTTGGGGATGTTCCTCGGTGCCTACGTTTATAAACACATATAG
- the uvrB gene encoding excinuclease ABC subunit UvrB has product MHATNSFSLKSDYTPKGDQGNAIAALTDGIEQGLKHQVLLGVTGSGKTFTMANVIVNVQKPTLVVVHNKTLAAQLYQEFKSFFPDNAVEYFVSYYDYYQPEAYIPTTDTYIAKDSAINDTIDQMRHAATTALLQRNDIIIVASVSCIYGLGSPEVYHDMLLYLEPGMEIRRERILAKLVDIQYSRNDLELQRGMFRARGDVIEIYPASSDSNTIRVELFGDEVEALYEIDPLTGQSLRKLPKIAIYPKSHYVIAPDRYEQAIAGIESELEERIAYFRRTNQLLEAQRIEQRTRFDLEMIRTMGYCHGIENYSRHLSGRAPGEPPPTLLDYFPTEFLLIVDESHATVPQFGGMYEGDRSRKNTLVEYGFRLPSAMDNRPLKFPEFERCMNQVVYVSATPGPYELKHAGKALVEQIIRPTGLIDPVMDVKPAKGQVEQLLGEIRLRVAKGQRVLVTTLTKRMAEDLTEYYHDQGLQVRYLHSDIKTLERADIIRDLRKGVFDVLVGINLLREGLDLPEVSLVAVLDADKEGFLRGYRALVQTAGRAARHREGTVILYGDVVTDSMRRALDETGRRRTIQLAYNAEHGITPETIKKRIHDLEYQLAEADYADVSLAAETVAAYGGEKNLEQNIAALEKEMKAAAKALEFERAAQLRDTIRVLRQKQIQVGI; this is encoded by the coding sequence ATGCACGCAACCAATAGCTTTTCGCTTAAGTCTGATTACACACCCAAAGGTGATCAAGGTAATGCGATTGCCGCGTTGACTGATGGCATAGAGCAGGGGCTTAAGCATCAAGTGTTGTTGGGGGTCACGGGTTCTGGGAAGACGTTCACCATGGCCAATGTGATTGTCAATGTGCAAAAACCTACACTGGTTGTGGTCCACAATAAGACGTTGGCGGCTCAGTTGTATCAGGAGTTTAAATCATTTTTTCCAGATAATGCGGTCGAATATTTTGTGAGCTATTACGACTACTATCAGCCGGAAGCCTATATTCCGACTACGGATACCTATATCGCTAAAGACTCCGCCATCAACGACACCATCGACCAGATGCGGCATGCGGCCACCACGGCGCTCCTGCAACGCAATGACATTATTATCGTGGCATCCGTGTCATGTATCTATGGCCTGGGATCGCCTGAGGTCTATCACGACATGTTGTTGTATCTGGAGCCGGGCATGGAGATTCGCCGGGAGCGCATTCTGGCCAAGTTGGTGGACATTCAATATTCGCGGAATGATCTCGAGTTGCAGCGTGGGATGTTTCGGGCACGCGGGGATGTCATCGAGATCTATCCCGCTTCGTCCGATTCGAATACGATTCGAGTGGAATTGTTCGGCGACGAAGTGGAAGCCCTGTATGAAATCGATCCGTTGACCGGCCAGTCATTGCGAAAGCTGCCGAAAATTGCGATCTATCCCAAGAGCCACTATGTGATTGCGCCCGATCGCTATGAACAGGCCATTGCCGGCATTGAATCAGAGCTGGAAGAACGCATTGCCTACTTTCGCCGGACCAATCAATTGCTTGAAGCGCAACGTATTGAGCAACGGACGAGATTCGACCTGGAGATGATTCGAACGATGGGGTATTGCCATGGGATCGAGAACTATTCCCGTCACTTGAGCGGACGGGCGCCGGGCGAGCCGCCACCGACCCTGTTGGATTATTTCCCCACAGAATTTTTGCTGATTGTGGATGAATCGCATGCCACCGTGCCGCAGTTTGGCGGGATGTACGAAGGAGACCGTTCACGCAAAAATACCTTGGTCGAGTACGGGTTTCGCTTGCCCTCGGCGATGGATAACCGGCCCCTGAAATTTCCCGAATTTGAAAGGTGCATGAACCAGGTGGTGTATGTTTCCGCGACTCCGGGACCATATGAACTGAAGCATGCCGGCAAGGCGCTGGTTGAGCAAATCATTCGCCCCACAGGCCTGATTGATCCGGTGATGGATGTGAAACCGGCGAAGGGCCAGGTCGAACAGTTGCTCGGGGAAATCCGGCTGCGAGTGGCCAAAGGGCAGCGGGTGCTGGTGACGACACTGACCAAGCGCATGGCGGAAGATCTTACCGAGTATTATCACGATCAGGGGTTACAGGTGCGCTATTTGCACTCGGATATTAAAACGCTCGAGCGCGCGGACATCATCAGGGATCTGCGTAAGGGGGTGTTTGATGTGCTGGTCGGCATTAATTTATTGCGTGAAGGATTGGATTTGCCGGAAGTCAGTTTAGTGGCGGTGCTGGATGCGGATAAGGAAGGGTTTCTCCGGGGATATCGTGCCCTGGTACAGACAGCCGGGCGCGCGGCCCGTCATCGTGAAGGCACCGTGATTTTGTATGGCGATGTGGTTACGGATTCGATGCGGAGGGCGTTGGACGAAACCGGCCGCAGACGAACCATCCAATTGGCATACAATGCCGAGCATGGGATCACGCCGGAGACGATCAAAAAACGCATCCACGATTTGGAGTACCAATTGGCGGAAGCCGATTATGCGGATGTTTCTCTGGCGGCAGAAACGGTTGCGGCATACGGGGGCGAAAAGAATTTAGAACAGAATATCGCCGCATTGGAAAAAGAGATGAAGGCGGCAGCCAAGGCCTTGGAATTTGAGCGAGCCGCCCAGTTGCGCGATACCATTCGTGTTCTTCGCCAAAAGCAGATCCAGGTTGGAATTTAA
- a CDS encoding type II toxin-antitoxin system RelE/ParE family toxin produces the protein MTPYRVRYTPEAGGRIRKLHPEVKQEIRDAIRTLQDAPLTGHSLQQELFGYRSYRVRSYRIIYRLNDDERTVDVIFIGQRRNVYEELLSLVRRPSFGN, from the coding sequence ATGACGCCCTATCGTGTTCGGTATACCCCAGAGGCCGGGGGCCGCATCCGCAAACTGCATCCTGAGGTTAAACAAGAAATCCGGGATGCCATTCGAACATTGCAGGATGCACCCTTAACAGGGCATTCTCTCCAGCAAGAACTCTTCGGCTATCGATCATACCGTGTGCGGTCCTACCGAATAATTTATCGACTCAATGACGACGAGCGGACTGTTGATGTGATTTTTATTGGACAGCGTCGAAATGTCTACGAAGAGCTTCTCTCGCTGGTTCGCCGTCCTTCCTTTGGGAATTGA
- a CDS encoding type II toxin-antitoxin system Phd/YefM family antitoxin has protein sequence MPHVDQYVSVTQAKTQLLELIRQLQKRQDTVGITRDGVPTAVLLSMEHFEGLMETLDILSDPKTVRPLRKSLRQVRSGRWETHESIFADESE, from the coding sequence ATGCCGCATGTGGATCAATATGTGTCAGTGACGCAAGCGAAGACGCAACTCCTTGAACTGATCCGTCAACTACAAAAGCGTCAGGATACGGTAGGCATTACACGGGACGGAGTGCCTACGGCTGTGCTTCTCAGCATGGAGCATTTCGAAGGATTGATGGAAACCCTGGACATTCTAAGTGATCCGAAGACCGTGCGCCCGCTTCGGAAGTCCCTCAGGCAGGTTCGATCCGGTCGTTGGGAAACACATGAATCCATCTTTGCCGACGAGAGTGAATGA
- a CDS encoding hemerythrin domain-containing protein has product MGTTTIAEFMGQDHDRLDEIFNRFQAFKKQDSQKARLLFQELTTGLHRHIRWEEEILFPVFEAQAEMVRDHGPTGVMRHEHRQIKNFLEQIQAKVAEGDLTTEEAEEGLLQVLTAHNVKEEKILYPWIDNCVSDEERASLLARMGN; this is encoded by the coding sequence ATGGGCACAACCACCATTGCAGAGTTTATGGGACAGGATCATGACCGCCTGGATGAAATATTCAACCGATTTCAAGCATTCAAGAAGCAGGATTCTCAAAAAGCCCGATTACTGTTTCAAGAATTGACCACCGGACTGCATCGGCATATCAGGTGGGAAGAGGAGATTCTTTTTCCGGTCTTTGAGGCCCAAGCGGAAATGGTCAGGGACCATGGGCCGACCGGAGTCATGCGACATGAACATCGGCAGATCAAGAACTTTCTGGAACAGATTCAGGCAAAAGTCGCAGAAGGAGACCTTACTACTGAAGAAGCGGAAGAAGGGTTGCTCCAGGTTTTAACGGCTCACAATGTGAAGGAAGAAAAAATCCTCTATCCGTGGATTGACAATTGCGTCAGCGACGAAGAGCGGGCCTCCCTGCTCGCCCGGATGGGAAACTGA
- a CDS encoding formate--tetrahydrofolate ligase: MSHSSINLDIANRIPLQPIAEVAWEKLQLDASQIELYGRYKAKIPLASLPPFPSKPESKLILVTAMSPTTAGEGKTTTLIGLVDGLNKIGKRAIAAVREPSLGPCFGMKGGGCGGGYAQVVPMTDINLHFTGDFHAITSAHNMLAALVDNHLYWGHKPQIDPRRVTWGRVLDVNDRSLRSVVTGLGGKSNGFTREARFDITAASEVMAILCLATDLQDLQQRLGHIKVGRTVNKEMVFAKDIQAEGAMIVLLKEALNPNLVQTLEHNPALVHGGPFGNIAHGCSSVVATRAALTLADYVVTEGGFGADLGAEKFFNIKCRRSGLAPACAVVVGTIKALKLHGGAKEKDLEQENLDALRQGLPNLLRHLENVKKFGVPTVVAINQFTSDTKRELALVEQACADHGVKMALANHWAEGGAGAVCLAETVCEVIEKEPADFRVLYPDTMPLAEKVRIIAREIYRAEDVEIPPAVHARFAELETNGFGHFPICMAKTQYSFSTDPAQKGAPTGFTLPVREVRLAMGAGFVVVITGDMMTMPGLPRVPAAQSIGIDAKGNIVGLF, encoded by the coding sequence ATGAGCCATTCTTCCATTAATCTCGACATCGCCAACCGAATCCCCTTGCAACCTATCGCCGAAGTGGCCTGGGAAAAACTTCAATTGGATGCGAGTCAAATCGAACTGTATGGGCGGTATAAGGCCAAAATTCCCTTAGCATCCCTCCCGCCATTTCCGAGCAAGCCGGAGAGCAAGCTTATTTTGGTGACCGCCATGAGTCCCACGACCGCTGGGGAAGGCAAAACCACGACGCTCATCGGTCTGGTAGATGGATTGAATAAGATCGGGAAACGGGCAATTGCGGCCGTTCGAGAGCCAAGCCTGGGGCCCTGTTTCGGAATGAAGGGTGGCGGATGTGGGGGAGGGTATGCCCAGGTCGTCCCTATGACCGACATCAATTTGCATTTCACGGGAGATTTTCATGCGATCACCTCTGCGCACAATATGTTGGCGGCCCTGGTAGACAATCATTTGTATTGGGGGCACAAACCCCAGATTGATCCCCGTCGGGTGACGTGGGGTCGGGTGCTGGATGTGAATGATCGCTCACTGCGATCCGTGGTCACGGGACTTGGGGGAAAATCCAACGGGTTTACCAGAGAAGCCCGGTTTGACATCACCGCCGCCTCGGAGGTCATGGCCATTCTGTGTCTGGCGACCGACCTTCAGGATCTTCAGCAACGTCTAGGTCATATCAAAGTGGGGAGAACGGTCAACAAGGAAATGGTCTTTGCGAAAGATATCCAGGCGGAGGGAGCCATGATTGTGTTACTCAAGGAGGCGCTCAATCCCAATCTTGTGCAGACCCTGGAGCATAATCCGGCCCTGGTTCATGGCGGTCCGTTCGGGAACATTGCCCATGGTTGTAGTTCCGTCGTGGCGACCAGGGCGGCACTCACCCTTGCGGACTATGTGGTGACAGAAGGAGGGTTTGGTGCCGATCTCGGGGCCGAGAAGTTTTTTAACATTAAATGTCGAAGATCCGGTCTCGCGCCGGCATGCGCCGTGGTGGTGGGGACGATCAAGGCGTTAAAACTGCATGGTGGGGCCAAGGAAAAAGACCTTGAGCAAGAAAATCTGGACGCACTCCGCCAAGGGTTGCCGAATTTATTACGCCATTTGGAGAATGTGAAAAAATTCGGGGTGCCCACTGTCGTGGCCATCAACCAATTTACGAGTGATACCAAGCGGGAGCTGGCACTGGTGGAGCAGGCCTGCGCGGATCATGGGGTCAAAATGGCTCTGGCGAATCATTGGGCTGAAGGCGGCGCGGGTGCCGTGTGTTTGGCCGAAACCGTTTGTGAGGTCATCGAGAAGGAGCCCGCCGACTTTCGCGTGCTGTATCCTGATACGATGCCGCTGGCAGAAAAAGTGCGAATTATCGCCAGGGAGATTTACCGGGCAGAGGATGTGGAGATTCCACCGGCTGTCCATGCCCGTTTCGCTGAACTCGAAACAAACGGGTTCGGGCATTTCCCCATTTGTATGGCGAAGACGCAATACAGCTTTTCCACCGACCCGGCCCAGAAGGGAGCCCCGACCGGATTTACGCTTCCGGTGCGAGAGGTACGTCTCGCGATGGGCGCAGGGTTTGTGGTGGTCATTACCGGGGATATGATGACGATGCCCGGACTTCCGCGCGTCCCGGCGGCTCAATCGATCGGCATCGACGCAAAAGGGAATATTGTGGGGTTGTTTTAG
- a CDS encoding endonuclease/exonuclease/phosphatase family protein: MHILFSTFVFVFCFTMCGWSITFAQNFEVGQSVILEATKPIGVPLHRNPAPSYLKHVPTGTSATIEETAQHGQWLFLRLPDGKTAWVHKKYLKAGSLDPKPTAKPDRHLTAEGGEHEVWASRDQCETAVKQGSRMAAQSSSKIRLATWNIRWFPIGQPKDQREDHADPTDIDWLICSIRWMQIDILAIQESLATPEATKAWDRIIASLNQQTGDTWQWYRQPCGRSEDHHVGLLWNDTRVSLSQFESLWQFNTKAKSANNACTFGLRPGLYAWVQAREPHGVDFHLIGLHLKSGPTVFAVEDRHHALNRIDEAVDPLLARDRDVILLGDFNTMGAGDWQSRDAELKNLRRKVAKEKPGFVDLTLHPQCSHYFRGRGGWLDHVLVPQEMQEVTVTTVQVTGYCAVAGCERIRGNYPLAYRQLSDHCPVVLEIENTDQD; encoded by the coding sequence ATGCATATACTTTTCTCTACATTCGTCTTTGTCTTCTGCTTCACCATGTGTGGCTGGAGCATCACCTTCGCCCAAAATTTTGAGGTTGGGCAATCGGTGATCCTTGAGGCCACGAAGCCAATCGGAGTACCTCTTCATCGCAACCCCGCCCCGAGCTACCTGAAGCATGTCCCAACCGGCACTTCCGCTACGATTGAGGAGACTGCACAGCATGGACAATGGCTTTTCCTCCGCCTGCCCGATGGGAAAACGGCCTGGGTCCATAAAAAATATCTCAAAGCCGGTTCACTGGATCCGAAACCAACTGCTAAACCCGACCGCCATCTGACCGCTGAGGGAGGGGAGCACGAAGTATGGGCCAGCCGGGATCAGTGCGAGACCGCCGTCAAGCAAGGCAGCCGTATGGCCGCACAATCTTCTTCCAAGATCCGGCTGGCCACATGGAATATCCGATGGTTTCCCATCGGTCAGCCCAAGGACCAACGCGAGGATCATGCCGATCCGACCGACATCGACTGGTTGATCTGTTCGATCCGTTGGATGCAAATTGATATTCTCGCGATCCAGGAAAGTCTGGCGACCCCCGAGGCCACCAAAGCCTGGGACAGGATTATCGCTTCTCTGAATCAACAGACGGGAGACACATGGCAGTGGTATCGCCAACCGTGCGGCCGGTCCGAGGACCATCACGTCGGTTTGTTGTGGAACGACACCCGCGTGTCCTTGTCGCAATTTGAAAGCTTGTGGCAATTTAATACGAAGGCAAAATCGGCCAATAACGCCTGTACCTTCGGATTACGCCCGGGACTCTATGCCTGGGTACAGGCCAGGGAACCCCATGGCGTTGATTTTCATCTGATCGGACTGCATTTAAAATCCGGTCCCACGGTGTTTGCCGTAGAGGACCGGCATCACGCATTAAACCGGATTGATGAAGCGGTAGATCCACTTCTCGCTCGCGATCGGGATGTGATCCTCCTCGGCGACTTTAATACGATGGGCGCCGGCGATTGGCAATCACGAGACGCCGAGCTGAAAAACTTGCGTAGAAAAGTTGCAAAAGAAAAACCCGGGTTTGTTGATCTGACCTTACACCCGCAATGTTCTCACTATTTTCGCGGACGCGGTGGCTGGCTGGATCATGTGCTGGTTCCACAAGAGATGCAAGAAGTGACCGTCACCACAGTCCAGGTCACCGGCTATTGCGCCGTGGCAGGCTGTGAACGTATTCGAGGGAACTATCCCCTCGCGTACCGGCAACTCTCCGATCATTGTCCGGTAGTGTTGGAAATCGAGAACACCGATCAGGATTAA